One Alphaproteobacteria bacterium DNA segment encodes these proteins:
- a CDS encoding tetratricopeptide repeat protein, whose translation MLIRNGLIICLAYLVCYPSTAYCQSEALTKAYEQSLKYYSEGRHEQATPYAEKALTLGESEFGPDHLFTAEQLNNLATIYQAQDRYELAQPLYQRALDIREKALGPEHPVVAQTLNNLATLYYFLHLYPEAEPLYQRSLAIWEKTYGAEHPQVATGTNNLAALYFIQKRFEDAESLFLRSLEIREKILESGHPEITQNLINYSAVLRKTGRSVEARKIEARLRELMSKKK comes from the coding sequence GTGTTGATACGAAACGGTTTGATAATTTGTCTGGCGTATCTCGTTTGCTATCCCTCTACCGCTTACTGCCAGTCAGAGGCATTAACCAAGGCCTATGAGCAGAGCCTGAAATATTACTCCGAGGGCCGCCATGAGCAGGCTACGCCTTATGCCGAGAAGGCTCTGACGCTGGGCGAAAGTGAGTTCGGTCCCGATCACCTATTCACAGCCGAACAACTCAACAATCTGGCAACCATCTATCAAGCTCAAGACCGGTACGAATTGGCACAACCGCTTTACCAGAGAGCCCTAGACATTCGGGAAAAGGCGTTGGGTCCGGAGCATCCTGTCGTGGCCCAAACCCTCAACAATTTGGCGACACTATACTACTTTCTGCACCTCTATCCTGAGGCTGAACCACTTTACCAACGCTCTCTTGCCATATGGGAAAAGACCTATGGGGCGGAACACCCCCAGGTGGCGACGGGAACAAACAATTTGGCTGCGCTCTACTTCATCCAGAAACGATTTGAAGATGCCGAATCTCTTTTTCTGCGTTCGTTGGAGATCCGGGAAAAGATTCTGGAATCAGGCCATCCGGAAATTACCCAAAATCTAATTAATTATTCGGCGGTTTTGCGTAAGACAGGGCGCTCGGTCGAAGCAAGAAAAATTGAAGCCAGGCTCAGGGAGCTTATGAGCAAGAAGAAGTAG
- a CDS encoding Crp/Fnr family transcriptional regulator: MSQQETSSHLAKAIGSATAGGGIGHSLSSIFMFRSLTSDSLRSLAEKCDWESYLAGETIIEYGEESTNVYFLTSGSVHVLNYTITGRAISFARLGEGSVFGELAAIDGKNRSATIVAETSCQVATLAARDFKSLLISEPNIALSLLEKMSGIIRMCDEQIFDVVSLGAQERVCLELLRLAKYKTESQKELVIDPCPSQSIIANGAHTTRETVARTISRLSTMKIVSRNGKAIFTDISQIA, translated from the coding sequence ATGTCACAACAGGAAACAAGCAGTCACCTGGCAAAGGCCATTGGCTCCGCGACCGCCGGCGGCGGCATCGGTCATTCGCTGAGTTCGATATTCATGTTTCGATCACTGACATCGGATTCTCTCCGATCCCTTGCCGAAAAGTGTGATTGGGAGAGCTATCTGGCCGGGGAGACAATTATCGAATATGGAGAAGAAAGTACGAACGTTTACTTTCTCACGTCAGGATCCGTTCACGTTCTGAATTACACCATTACCGGTCGCGCCATTTCCTTCGCCCGGCTGGGCGAAGGAAGTGTATTTGGAGAATTGGCCGCCATTGATGGAAAGAACAGGTCTGCCACCATCGTCGCCGAAACATCATGCCAGGTCGCCACTCTTGCCGCCCGGGACTTCAAGAGCCTGCTCATCTCAGAGCCGAACATAGCGCTTTCATTGCTGGAAAAAATGTCGGGCATTATTCGCATGTGCGACGAGCAGATTTTCGATGTCGTTTCGTTGGGAGCGCAGGAGAGGGTGTGCTTGGAATTGCTGCGTCTGGCAAAATACAAAACGGAAAGCCAAAAAGAACTGGTGATTGACCCCTGCCCCTCTCAAAGCATTATCGCAAACGGTGCCCATACCACTCGTGAAACGGTGGCTCGAACCATTAGCCGTTTGTCGACCATGAAAATCGTCAGCCGGAACGGCAAAGCCATATTCACCGATATTTCCCAGATAGCATT
- a CDS encoding Rap1a/Tai family immunity protein — protein MATLGVINGASAEKFDTGHDLEVACRGAVEIIEKEASLVGSDGFRVGACVGYIKGTIDTISTLYPPKDKWLCLPNIMTPTKTIKEVIQYVESNPKSRQYPAARLVVMTMWKN, from the coding sequence ATGGCCACGCTGGGTGTCATTAATGGTGCCAGCGCAGAAAAGTTTGACACCGGACATGACTTGGAGGTGGCTTGTCGGGGTGCGGTCGAGATAATCGAGAAGGAGGCCAGCCTGGTTGGCTCCGATGGCTTCCGGGTTGGAGCGTGTGTTGGTTACATCAAAGGTACAATAGATACCATTTCCACTCTGTATCCACCAAAAGACAAGTGGCTGTGTTTACCAAATATCATGACTCCCACTAAAACCATAAAAGAGGTCATTCAATACGTCGAGAGTAATCCGAAAAGCAGACAATATCCGGCAGCTCGTTTGGTTGTAATGACCATGTGGAAAAATTGA
- a CDS encoding flagellin yields MVMSINTNSGAMAALQNLSKTSQSLETTQLRITTGLRVNGPKDDAATFAIAQNMRGDIAGMNAVKTALSMGEATVNVAISAGQAVSDLLTEMKAKVVQANQAGLDTDSKDALQNEFTSLRNQLTTIVETAEFNGKNLITSSASALSVLSTVEGSTISVAAQELNTSSIGVSTSELSTGASQALEDVDTAIVTVSNALASLGSSAKRVEIQAEFTVQLVDILKQGVGNLVDADLAEESAALQSLQIKPQLGVQALSIANAGPTSILALFR; encoded by the coding sequence ATGGTTATGTCGATCAATACCAATTCGGGCGCCATGGCCGCCCTGCAGAATCTCAGCAAAACCAGCCAGAGCCTCGAAACCACCCAGCTGCGCATCACCACGGGCCTCAGGGTCAATGGCCCCAAGGACGATGCCGCGACTTTCGCCATTGCCCAGAACATGCGCGGCGACATTGCCGGCATGAACGCTGTCAAGACCGCGCTGTCCATGGGCGAGGCCACCGTCAACGTGGCCATCTCGGCCGGCCAGGCGGTCTCGGACCTGCTGACCGAGATGAAGGCCAAGGTGGTGCAGGCCAATCAGGCCGGCCTCGATACCGATTCCAAGGATGCCTTGCAAAACGAGTTTACCTCGTTGCGCAACCAGCTGACGACGATCGTCGAGACCGCCGAGTTCAACGGCAAGAACCTGATCACCTCGAGCGCCAGTGCGCTGAGCGTTCTCAGCACCGTCGAAGGCAGCACCATTTCGGTGGCCGCCCAGGAACTGAACACTTCCTCCATCGGCGTCAGCACCAGCGAATTGAGCACCGGTGCCAGCCAGGCCTTGGAAGACGTCGACACGGCCATCGTGACGGTCTCGAACGCGCTAGCCAGTCTGGGCTCCTCGGCCAAGCGGGTCGAGATCCAGGCCGAGTTCACCGTCCAGTTGGTCGACATCCTCAAGCAGGGCGTGGGCAACCTGGTCGACGCCGATCTGGCCGAGGAAAGCGCCGCGCTGCAGTCCTTGCAGATCAAGCCGCAGCTCGGCGTCCAGGCACTCTCGATCGCCAACGCCGGACCGACCAGCATCCTGGCTCTGTTCCGCTAA